Proteins co-encoded in one Uloborus diversus isolate 005 chromosome 9, Udiv.v.3.1, whole genome shotgun sequence genomic window:
- the LOC129230232 gene encoding DEAD-box helicase Dbp80-like codes for MTLYENQDWGLEAELQISSMIGNSAAEKSFLQKVLGTHLRSTTNEVEIERQKKGSPLHSVKSFEQLRLTPELLRGVYSMGFNYPSKIQEISLPTLLANPPVNMIAQAQNGTGKTAAFVLAALSRVNENLDFPQVLILSPTYELALQIGEVAKKMAQFCTGIRFRYVVKGENLERGQSLTEHILIGTPGKVYDWSRRRSFFDITKIHTFVLDEADVMISTQGHQDECIRIHKMLSSVCQMLFFSATYTSEVMEFAEFIVTDPIIIRLRKEEESLDNVKQYYIVCKSEVDKYRFLSNIYGVVSIGQAIIFCRRKVTAVWLGDKLRGDGHSVAYLSGDLEVSQREAILSRFREGKEKRCAQFWELRARVKLPPKLRVTPLPLANRND; via the coding sequence ATGACTTTATATGAAAACCAAGATTGGGGTTTGGAGGCCGAGCTACAGATTTCATCAATGATTGGAAATTCTGCCGCTGAAAAATCGTTCCTTCAAAAAGTCCTCGGAACGCATCTCCGTAGCACTACAAATGAAGTCGAAATCGAACGGCAAAAGAAAGGTTCTCCTCTGCATTCAGTGAAGTCTTTTGAACAGCTCAGGTTGACGCCAGAACTATTGCGAGGAGTGTATTCTATGGGGTTTAACTATCCTTCTAAAATTCAAGAAATCAGCTTGCCCACCCTTCTCGCCAACCCTCCTGTGAATATGATCGCTCAGGCCCAGAACGGTACTGGCAAAACGGCTGCTTTCGTTCTAGCTGCTTTGAGCAGAGTCAACGAAAACTTAGACTTCCCCCAAGTTTTGATCCTGTCTCCCACATACGAGCTTGCCTTACAGATAGGCGAAGTTGCAAAGAAGATGGCCCAGTTTTGTACCGGAATTCGATTTAGGTATGTGGTCAAGGGAGAGAATCTCGAAAGAGGGCAATCTCTAACAGAACATATCCTAATCGGAACCCCGGGTAAGGTTTACGATTGGTCCAGGCGACGTAGTTTCTTCGACATAACCAAAATTCACACATTTGTGCTGGACGAGGCGGACGTGATGATATCTACCCAAGGACATCAAGACGAGTGCATCCGCATTCACAAAATGTTGTCTTCTGTCTGCCAGATGCTGTTCTTCTCTGCCACATATACCTCCGAAGTCATGGAATTTGCGGAATTCATCGTCACCGATCCCATAATCATTCGTCTTCGGAAAGAGGAAGAATCTCTGGACAACGTGAAACAGTATTACATCGTCTGCAAATCGGAGGTGGATAAATATCGTTTTCTGTCCAACATTTACGGTGTGGTTTCCATTGGCCAGGCCATCATCTTCTGCCGCAGAAAAGTCACCGCCGTTTGGCTCGGGGACAAGCTTCGTGGGGATGGACATTCGGTAGCATATCTCTCTGGAGATTTGGAAGTGTCACAGAGAGAGGCCATTCTGAGTCGCTTTCGGGAAGGAAAAGAAAAG